A single genomic interval of Spinacia oleracea cultivar Varoflay chromosome 6, BTI_SOV_V1, whole genome shotgun sequence harbors:
- the LOC130462754 gene encoding LOW QUALITY PROTEIN: photosystem I assembly protein Ycf4-like (The sequence of the model RefSeq protein was modified relative to this genomic sequence to represent the inferred CDS: inserted 1 base in 1 codon; substituted 1 base at 1 genomic stop codon) produces the protein MNWRSERIWVEFITGSRKISNFCWAFILFLGSSGFLLVGISSXLGKNFISLFXPQQILFFPQGLVMSFYGIAGLFISAYLWCAISWNVGSGYDRFDRKEGIVCIFRWGFPGKNHRIFFRYLIKDIQSIGIELKEGIYTRRVLYLEIRGQGAIPFTRTDENLTPREMEQKAAELAYFLRVPIEVF, from the exons ATGAATTGGCGATCAGAACGTATATGGGTAGAATTTATAACGGGATCTCGAAAAATAAGTAATTTCTGCTGGGCCTTTATACTTTTTTTAGGTTCATCAGGATTTTTATTGGTTGGAATTTCCAGCTAACTTGGTAAGAATTTTATATCTTTAT CCCCCCAGCAAATTCTTTTTTTTCCACAAGGGCTGGTGATGTCTTTTTATGGGATTGCAGGCCTCTTTATTAGCGCCTACTTGTGGTGTGCAATTTCATGGAATGTAGGTAGTGGTTATGATCGATTCGATAGAAAAGAAGGAATAGTCTGTATTTTTCGTTGGGGATTCCCTGGAAAAAATCATCGCATCTTCTTCCGATATCTTATAAAAGATATTCAGTCTATTGGAATAGAACTTAAAGAGGGTATTTATACTCGTCGTGTCCTTTATCTGGAAATCAGAGGTCAAGGAGCCATTCCTTTTACTCGTACTGATGAGAATTTGACTCCACGAGAAATGGAACAAAAAGCGGCTGAATTGGCCTATTTCTTGCGTGTACCAATTGAAGTATTTTGA